In the Lolium rigidum isolate FL_2022 unplaced genomic scaffold, APGP_CSIRO_Lrig_0.1 contig_30796_1, whole genome shotgun sequence genome, one interval contains:
- the LOC124680928 gene encoding auxin-responsive protein SAUR71-like has protein sequence MKRLFRRLSRVAAVDSASATTAYRQLRSPKQAPSSGGGGGAKVPQGHVPVCVGEEGGPVERFAVRADLLGRPAFAALLMRAAQEYGYGHPGALRIPCPVADFRRLLVRLSSDDPFAAEC, from the coding sequence ATGAAGCGCCTCTTCAGACGGCTCTCCCGCGTCGCCGCGGTCGACTCCGCCTCCGCCACGACAGCCTACCGCCAGCTCCGGTCCCCGAAGCAGGCTccttcctccggcggcggcggcggcgcgaaggTGCCGCAGGGGCACGTGCCGGTGTGCGTCGGCGAGGAGGGCGGCCCCGTGGAGCGGTTCGCCGTTCGCGcggacctccttggccggccggcCTTCGCGGCGCTCCTCATGCGCGCCGCCCAGGAGTACGGGTACGGCCACCCAGGCGCGCTCCGCATCCCCTGCCCCGTCGCCGACTTCCGCCGCCTCCTCGTCCGCCTCTCCTCCGACGACCCCTTCGCCGCCGAGTGCTAG